From the Chloroflexota bacterium genome, one window contains:
- the obgE gene encoding GTPase ObgE — MIDQVFIHITSGNGGDGNISGRREKFVPRGGPDGGDGGRGGNVIALSDENINTLLAFRYQRRFNGGNGGNGASALKHGADGEDVIIRMPVGTQVWDADANPPRLLADLTDAGQTVELAHGGGGGRGNAYFASATNQYPLLAEKGETGESLHLRLELKLLADVGVIGLPNAGKSSLLSVASAARPKVANYPFTTLEPVLGVVEHRRQTFVMVDIPGIIEGAHEGIGLGHDFLRHVERTRVLVHMIDGGAEDPLRDYRQINDELRMFNDTLASKPQVVAINKTDITEVAEIAPILEELFADEFDLRTAAAPGAESRGRLRGRRDDTPQGEGTLHFVSAATRSGVDGLLDSVLIALDSVDDTDIAVGDVPTLNGIETIVETIGIEPDGARDHTDLPVLRPKPRRETKLVRKRGDVFVVLSRRAVRIAALLNEEDWNARVQFLGYLQRAGVVRALEDAGVLPGDTVRFGEVEWEWE; from the coding sequence ATGATAGACCAAGTATTTATCCACATAACCAGCGGCAACGGCGGAGACGGCAACATTAGCGGACGCCGCGAAAAGTTCGTGCCCCGCGGCGGACCGGACGGCGGAGACGGAGGCAGAGGCGGCAATGTCATCGCGCTCAGCGACGAGAACATCAACACGCTGCTCGCATTCCGATACCAGCGACGCTTCAACGGCGGTAACGGCGGCAACGGCGCATCCGCACTCAAGCATGGCGCAGACGGCGAGGATGTCATCATACGCATGCCCGTAGGGACGCAGGTGTGGGATGCCGATGCCAACCCTCCGCGTCTGCTCGCCGACCTGACGGACGCGGGGCAGACTGTCGAGCTCGCGCATGGCGGCGGCGGCGGCCGCGGCAACGCTTACTTCGCATCCGCCACGAACCAATACCCGCTGCTTGCGGAAAAGGGGGAGACGGGCGAGTCGCTGCACCTGCGGCTCGAACTGAAACTGCTTGCCGATGTGGGCGTCATCGGGCTGCCGAATGCGGGCAAATCCAGCTTGCTGTCCGTGGCCAGCGCGGCGCGTCCCAAAGTGGCGAACTACCCATTCACCACGCTCGAGCCCGTGCTGGGCGTGGTCGAGCATCGCAGGCAGACATTCGTGATGGTGGACATCCCCGGCATCATCGAAGGCGCGCACGAGGGCATCGGCTTAGGTCACGACTTCCTGCGGCATGTGGAACGCACGCGCGTGCTGGTGCACATGATAGACGGCGGCGCGGAAGACCCACTGCGCGACTACCGGCAGATTAACGACGAGCTGCGTATGTTCAACGACACGCTCGCATCCAAGCCGCAGGTCGTCGCCATCAACAAGACGGACATCACGGAAGTGGCGGAGATTGCGCCGATATTGGAAGAGTTGTTCGCGGACGAGTTCGATCTGCGCACCGCCGCCGCGCCGGGCGCAGAATCGCGTGGCAGGCTGCGCGGCCGCCGCGACGATACGCCTCAAGGCGAAGGCACTCTGCACTTCGTATCCGCGGCTACACGCAGCGGCGTCGATGGGCTGCTCGACAGCGTGCTGATAGCTCTCGATTCAGTCGATGACACTGACATTGCGGTTGGCGATGTTCCAACGCTCAATGGTATAGAAACTATTGTCGAAACTATTGGCATTGAACCGGACGGTGCGCGAGACCATACCGACCTGCCCGTGCTGCGCCCCAAGCCGCGCCGGGAGACGAAGCTCGTTCGCAAGCGCGGCGATGTTTTCGTGGTGCTGTCGCGTCGTGCCGTGCGGATAGCGGCGCTGCTGAACGAAGAAGACTGGAACGCGCGCGTGCAGTTCCTCGGTTACCTGCAGCGCGCCGGCGTGGTTCGCGCGCTTGAAGATGCCGGCGTGCTGCCCGGCGACACGGTGCGCTTTGGCGAAGTGGAATGGGAATGGGAGTAG
- the dnaA gene encoding chromosomal replication initiator protein DnaA codes for MQLRRPTGRSSVSSRAQQPSQIWDAALGELQLQVDRTAFETWFKKTDGVALNDGEFVVGTETAFISEMLTKRMSQIVERAVGHVLGEPTSVRFQVLTHADNLANGQSANDNDTGADGDRDDSQTASIADAASSHPAPAAFAPAPSLNARYTFDRFVVGKSNELAHAAARAVADNPGNAYNPLMLYSEVGLGKTHLMHAIGHQALGKGIDVRYTTAEDFTNEYIRAIHEGTTEEFRLRYRSAGMLLLDDIQFLIGKEQTQEGFFHTFNSLYMSNVQIVITSDRPAHSLKILSERISSRLSSGLSADIQPPDYETRMAILIAKSRQMSVEVSDEVLELLGARIYRNIRELEGSLNRVIAYADLMQRPLDKELARQVIADTQDESARHQPSEREVINAVSEHFGVAIEDLRGSKRDKKTALARQVTMYILREDANMNATAIAHALHKKHPTVLHGCKTIETQQNVNQKLRRDILSVREALATG; via the coding sequence ATACAATTGCGCCGCCCGACGGGGAGGTCGTCAGTGTCTAGCCGCGCGCAACAGCCGAGTCAGATATGGGACGCAGCGCTAGGCGAACTGCAACTGCAAGTCGATCGCACTGCCTTCGAGACATGGTTCAAGAAGACGGACGGCGTCGCGCTCAACGACGGCGAGTTCGTCGTGGGTACCGAGACCGCGTTCATATCCGAGATGCTGACCAAGCGCATGTCGCAGATAGTCGAACGCGCCGTCGGGCATGTGCTCGGCGAGCCAACATCAGTGCGCTTCCAAGTGCTGACGCATGCGGATAATCTCGCCAACGGGCAGTCCGCCAATGACAATGACACCGGCGCAGATGGCGATCGCGATGATTCGCAGACGGCGTCCATAGCAGACGCCGCATCGTCGCATCCGGCGCCCGCCGCATTTGCGCCTGCACCGTCTCTGAACGCGCGCTATACCTTCGACCGCTTCGTTGTGGGCAAGTCGAACGAACTCGCGCATGCGGCGGCGCGCGCCGTAGCTGACAACCCGGGCAACGCCTACAACCCACTGATGCTGTACTCCGAGGTCGGCCTGGGCAAGACGCATCTGATGCACGCCATCGGGCATCAGGCGCTCGGTAAGGGCATCGATGTGAGATACACGACGGCGGAGGATTTCACCAACGAATACATCCGCGCCATCCACGAAGGCACGACCGAAGAGTTCCGCCTACGATACCGCAGCGCGGGCATGCTGCTACTGGACGACATCCAGTTCCTCATCGGCAAGGAGCAGACACAAGAAGGTTTTTTCCACACCTTCAACTCTCTGTACATGTCCAATGTGCAGATAGTCATAACGAGCGACCGACCGGCGCATTCGCTGAAGATTCTCAGCGAGCGAATTAGCTCGCGCCTGAGCAGCGGCTTGAGCGCGGACATCCAGCCACCGGACTACGAGACGCGGATGGCTATTCTGATAGCGAAGTCGCGGCAGATGAGCGTGGAAGTCAGCGATGAAGTGCTGGAACTGCTTGGCGCGCGCATATACAGGAACATCCGCGAACTCGAAGGCAGCCTCAACCGCGTGATCGCTTATGCGGACCTGATGCAGCGGCCCCTAGACAAGGAGCTGGCTCGTCAAGTAATAGCGGACACGCAGGATGAAAGCGCAAGACACCAGCCATCCGAGCGCGAGGTCATCAACGCAGTATCAGAGCATTTCGGAGTTGCTATTGAAGATTTGCGCGGGTCCAAGCGCGACAAAAAGACTGCCCTGGCTAGGCAGGTAACGATGTACATCCTGCGCGAGGACGCTAACATGAACGCCACTGCGATCGCGCACGCATTACACAAAAAACACCCTACTGTTCTACACGGTTGCAAAACCATAGAGACACAGCAAAATGTCAACCAGAAATTGCGGCGGGACATTCTGAGTGTGCGGGAAGCACTGGCTACGGGGTGA
- a CDS encoding haloacid dehalogenase type II: MTDLMKIKALTFDVGGTVFDWRSGIEKEVSRLAAEQGADVDVSQFATDWRRWMFVNLARVRSGELSWRNADRIHRDVLDDVLDKHTGLTLSASERDELNEVWHNLGAWHDAADAINRLRSRYTTIVLTVLSYAIAVDCSKHNGIIWDGILSCEFLGNYKTDPEAYQTALRLLRVEPSEAMMVAAHERDLLGAQAIGMHTAYVHREGESDAFPGTSTLAAATTKFDISAADFPDLADMLLA; the protein is encoded by the coding sequence ATGACCGATCTGATGAAAATCAAGGCGCTGACATTCGACGTTGGCGGCACCGTATTCGATTGGCGCAGCGGCATAGAAAAGGAAGTCTCTCGTCTCGCAGCCGAGCAAGGCGCGGATGTCGATGTGTCGCAATTTGCCACAGACTGGCGCAGGTGGATGTTCGTCAATCTCGCGCGAGTCCGCTCCGGCGAGCTGTCGTGGCGCAACGCCGATCGGATTCACCGCGACGTCCTGGACGATGTGCTCGACAAGCACACCGGGCTGACGCTTTCCGCATCGGAGCGCGACGAGCTGAACGAAGTTTGGCACAACCTGGGCGCGTGGCACGACGCCGCGGACGCCATCAATCGGCTGCGCAGCAGGTACACGACAATCGTCCTGACCGTGCTCAGCTACGCCATCGCGGTGGACTGCTCCAAGCACAACGGCATCATCTGGGACGGAATCCTGTCGTGCGAGTTCCTAGGGAACTACAAGACCGACCCGGAGGCATACCAGACGGCGTTAAGGCTGCTGCGAGTCGAGCCGTCGGAGGCGATGATGGTTGCCGCGCACGAACGCGACCTGTTGGGAGCGCAGGCAATCGGAATGCACACCGCTTATGTCCACCGCGAAGGCGAATCCGATGCCTTTCCCGGCACATCCACCCTAGCCGCCGCCACAACGAAATTCGACATATCCGCGGCGGATTTCCCGGATTTAGCAGATATGCTGCTGGCGTAA
- a CDS encoding glycoside hydrolase family 32 protein: MTTSYPPLYGPAYPNALDEQIRALDADDALRAFADARSRLASDPYRPAFHFSPPQNVMNDPNGLCFWQGRWHLFFQFRPGGEDDRVHWGHTVSDDLVHWRDLPIALYPDTEKDCYSGQALVEDDRVIAIYHGTESGNAIATASDPLLLNWHKHANNPIIPIVPIDEDGSPYRVFDPCIWKQDDGYYYALSGTYKDGERGVDCQGIDHLFRSRDLAEWEHIGALLEDKLYAERGEDQAVPVFWQLSDKDGKPSGKHMLLLFSHKRSGRCYVGDYDPVAHDFTPDFHQRMNYGSYTIGALHAPSAAIGPDGRFTAIFNVKEGKPAAGWDNIMSLPRHYWLADDGTLGMAVAGNMESLRGEHKQVAPMNIPANDEVVLDGIGGKTVEIQAVIEPGDAREVGLYVLRSPNGKERTRVSLYPRDHRRFDTSSLQIDISEGSQSADVFARTPETGPIKLAPDEPLRLRVFVDRSIVEVFANDKQCLTLRTYPQRDDSSGVSVFARGSGARLAAFDIWQMASIWE, from the coding sequence ATGACTACCAGTTATCCGCCTCTATACGGTCCCGCATACCCGAATGCGCTCGACGAGCAGATTCGCGCGCTGGATGCGGACGATGCGCTGCGCGCGTTTGCGGACGCGCGGTCGCGGCTTGCATCCGATCCGTATCGGCCGGCGTTCCACTTTTCGCCGCCGCAGAATGTGATGAACGACCCGAACGGCCTGTGTTTCTGGCAAGGGCGGTGGCATCTGTTCTTCCAATTCAGGCCCGGCGGCGAGGACGACCGCGTGCACTGGGGGCATACGGTCAGCGACGATTTGGTGCACTGGCGCGACTTGCCTATCGCGCTTTATCCGGACACCGAGAAGGACTGCTACAGCGGGCAGGCGCTGGTGGAGGACGATCGCGTTATCGCTATTTATCACGGCACAGAATCGGGCAATGCCATCGCCACCGCGTCCGATCCGCTGCTGCTGAACTGGCACAAGCATGCGAACAATCCGATCATCCCCATCGTGCCTATCGACGAAGACGGCTCGCCGTATCGCGTGTTCGACCCGTGCATCTGGAAGCAGGACGACGGCTATTACTACGCGCTGTCGGGCACATACAAGGACGGCGAGCGCGGTGTGGACTGCCAAGGCATCGACCACCTGTTTCGCTCGCGGGACTTGGCGGAGTGGGAGCACATCGGCGCGCTGCTGGAAGACAAACTCTACGCCGAGCGCGGCGAAGACCAAGCCGTTCCCGTCTTCTGGCAGCTGAGCGACAAAGACGGCAAGCCCAGCGGCAAGCACATGCTGCTGCTGTTCAGCCATAAGCGGTCGGGACGGTGCTATGTCGGCGACTACGACCCTGTTGCGCACGATTTCACGCCCGACTTTCACCAGCGCATGAACTACGGCTCATATACGATAGGCGCGCTGCACGCGCCGTCCGCAGCCATCGGACCGGATGGGCGCTTCACCGCTATTTTCAATGTCAAGGAAGGCAAGCCGGCGGCAGGCTGGGACAACATCATGTCGCTGCCGCGCCATTACTGGCTGGCGGACGACGGCACGCTGGGCATGGCGGTCGCGGGCAATATGGAGTCGCTGCGCGGCGAACATAAGCAGGTCGCGCCGATGAACATTCCGGCAAACGATGAGGTTGTGCTGGACGGCATCGGCGGCAAGACGGTGGAGATTCAGGCAGTCATCGAGCCGGGCGATGCGCGGGAAGTGGGCTTGTATGTGCTGCGCTCGCCGAACGGCAAGGAGCGCACGCGCGTATCGCTGTACCCGCGGGACCATCGCCGCTTCGACACGAGTTCATTGCAGATCGACATCTCGGAAGGTTCGCAGAGCGCGGATGTGTTCGCGCGCACGCCGGAGACGGGGCCCATCAAGTTGGCGCCGGACGAGCCGCTGCGCCTGCGTGTGTTCGTTGACCGCAGCATCGTAGAAGTGTTCGCCAACGACAAGCAATGCCTGACGCTGCGCACTTACCCGCAGCGCGACGACAGCAGCGGCGTGTCCGTCTTCGCGCGCGGCAGCGGAGCGCGGTTGGCGGCGTTCGATATATGGCAGATGGCGAGCATTTGGGAGTGA
- a CDS encoding SDR family oxidoreductase yields the protein MARLEGKVAVITGATGGIGNAAARLFADEGASVALVDIDEAKLQDVVREIGEDKASYTVADVTQPEQSQAYIDAAVSRWGGIDILLANAGIEGTLSPIPDYPIDVFDRVMAVNVRGVWLGIKYVVPVMRERGGGSIVITSSTAGIGGSPEMSAYNTSKHAVIGLMRCAALEGAPDNIRVNTVNPAPIETRMMRSIEEMRVASMDDARVTVEVTKQSFADRIPLQRYGDPEEVARMMMFLASDESSFSTGGVYMVDGGRSAGAR from the coding sequence ATGGCTCGCTTGGAAGGAAAAGTCGCCGTGATTACCGGGGCAACGGGCGGTATCGGGAATGCCGCCGCTAGGCTGTTCGCAGATGAAGGCGCGAGCGTCGCCCTGGTGGACATCGACGAGGCGAAATTGCAGGATGTGGTGCGCGAGATTGGCGAGGACAAGGCAAGTTACACCGTCGCGGATGTTACGCAGCCGGAGCAGTCGCAGGCGTATATCGATGCCGCAGTGAGCCGCTGGGGTGGCATCGACATACTGCTGGCGAACGCGGGCATCGAGGGCACGCTGTCGCCCATCCCCGACTATCCCATCGATGTATTCGACCGCGTGATGGCGGTCAATGTGCGCGGCGTCTGGCTGGGCATCAAGTACGTCGTGCCGGTGATGCGAGAGCGCGGCGGAGGCAGCATCGTCATCACATCGTCCACCGCGGGCATCGGCGGGTCGCCGGAGATGTCCGCGTACAACACCAGCAAGCACGCCGTCATCGGGCTGATGCGCTGCGCCGCTCTCGAAGGCGCGCCGGACAACATACGAGTGAACACGGTCAATCCCGCGCCCATCGAGACCCGCATGATGCGCTCCATCGAAGAGATGCGAGTCGCGTCGATGGACGATGCGCGCGTCACAGTCGAAGTTACAAAGCAGTCGTTCGCCGACCGCATTCCCCTGCAACGCTACGGCGACCCGGAAGAAGTCGCGCGGATGATGATGTTCCTAGCCAGCGACGAAAGCAGCTTCAGCACCGGCGGCGTGTACATGGTCGATGGCGGCCGCTCCGCCGGCGCCCGGTAA
- a CDS encoding phage portal protein has translation MRRIQVGIVKDIGQGFRAFSAVMRRRHVGRHGSAGAAADYAGGYTHGFGELMGGGGSGWAQTAFGEYYPRSAIVYAAIKVRQDAIARLPLRVMRRMPASRTRGLGDDGLNARAGTEPVGAEHPLQRLLDSPNPFWSRSDLWRATETYLSLWGAAFWGLERDEHGGIVEIWPLRPDKMRLIPDERRYIKGFVYMGAGGALVPYLPEDVVWMRYFNPLDEYAGLSPIAPLRQSADMGMDALRANRKLLQNDSTPGIIIEMEGIPTDAEVRDFYARWESRFQGVEKTRRPALLSPGMKASNLGFSPRDMEYIESLRWSLEDVTRVFGVPKVMVGDLENTTFSNFSTARRLFWEDTIAAQLEFYREALQQHLLPYFGDDTLTVQFDLSGVEALKESEENKAKRRRIYVQAGIMTIDEVRREMNLPPLGSS, from the coding sequence ATGAGGAGGATACAGGTGGGCATCGTGAAGGACATTGGGCAGGGCTTTAGGGCGTTTTCGGCGGTGATGCGTCGGCGGCATGTTGGGCGACATGGAAGCGCGGGCGCGGCGGCGGACTATGCCGGTGGATATACGCACGGGTTTGGCGAGCTGATGGGTGGTGGCGGTTCGGGCTGGGCGCAGACGGCGTTTGGCGAGTATTACCCGCGCTCGGCTATCGTGTATGCGGCGATCAAAGTGCGGCAGGATGCCATTGCGCGGCTGCCGTTGCGCGTTATGCGGCGCATGCCTGCATCACGAACTCGCGGACTAGGCGACGACGGCTTGAATGCGAGAGCGGGCACCGAGCCTGTCGGAGCGGAGCATCCCCTGCAGCGGCTGTTGGACTCGCCCAACCCGTTCTGGAGCCGCAGCGACCTGTGGCGCGCGACCGAAACATACCTGTCGCTGTGGGGTGCCGCGTTCTGGGGATTGGAGCGCGACGAACACGGCGGCATCGTGGAAATCTGGCCGCTCCGCCCGGACAAGATGCGCCTCATACCGGACGAGCGGCGCTACATCAAGGGCTTCGTGTATATGGGCGCGGGCGGCGCGCTCGTGCCGTATCTGCCGGAAGATGTGGTATGGATGCGCTACTTCAACCCGCTTGACGAATATGCGGGGCTGTCGCCTATCGCGCCGCTGCGCCAATCAGCCGATATGGGCATGGACGCGTTGCGGGCGAACCGCAAGCTGCTGCAGAACGACAGCACGCCGGGCATCATCATCGAGATGGAAGGCATACCCACGGACGCAGAAGTGCGCGACTTCTACGCGCGTTGGGAATCGCGATTTCAGGGCGTCGAGAAGACACGCAGACCGGCGCTGCTTAGCCCTGGCATGAAGGCGAGCAATCTCGGATTCAGCCCGCGTGACATGGAGTACATCGAAAGCCTGCGCTGGAGCCTTGAGGATGTTACGCGCGTGTTCGGCGTGCCGAAGGTGATGGTCGGCGACTTGGAGAACACGACATTCTCGAACTTCAGCACGGCGCGGCGGCTGTTCTGGGAAGACACCATCGCGGCGCAGCTCGAATTCTACCGCGAGGCGCTCCAGCAGCACCTACTGCCGTACTTCGGCGACGACACGCTGACGGTGCAGTTCGACCTAAGCGGCGTGGAAGCGCTGAAAGAAAGCGAAGAGAACAAGGCAAAGCGCCGCCGCATCTACGTGCAGGCAGGCATAATGACCATAGACGAAGTGCGCCGCGAGATGAATCTGCCGCCGCTGGGGAGTAGTTAG
- a CDS encoding YggT family protein, with protein MTAYLSIFITILFYFLWAAILGRVIISWINLSPDNPIVQVLYGITEPILGPIRRVLPSTGMLDLSPMVALIIMIIVERILRSLL; from the coding sequence ATGACCGCGTATCTGTCAATTTTCATCACCATCCTTTTTTACTTTCTTTGGGCGGCGATATTGGGGCGAGTCATAATCTCATGGATCAACCTGTCGCCGGATAATCCGATTGTGCAGGTTCTCTACGGCATTACGGAACCCATACTCGGACCAATACGCCGAGTGCTGCCCTCGACAGGCATGCTAGATCTGTCGCCAATGGTCGCGCTAATCATAATGATAATAGTCGAGCGTATTCTGCGAAGCCTGCTATAG
- a CDS encoding pyrroline-5-carboxylate reductase — MSWGVEMKLAFIGGGVMAESIIGGVLAAGLTPPQDIGVGEPIATRRDYLTQTHGIKAFAANADAIDGADLVILAVKPQALSEVLVSVGKSMAPAQTLASIVAGATMDTLLGGLNGQGAVIRIMPNTPAQIGAGMSVWTATGAVSQPMREAVGDILRTLGDEVYVPDEKLIDMSTALSASGPAYVFLFIEALIDAGVYLGMARDMARRLALQTVLGSTQLVQETGKHPAELKDMVTSPGGTTIAALRAMESEGFRAAVLDGVIAAYDKSQELGKK; from the coding sequence ATGTCTTGGGGCGTTGAAATGAAATTGGCATTCATCGGCGGCGGCGTGATGGCGGAATCGATTATCGGCGGCGTGCTTGCCGCCGGGCTGACGCCACCGCAGGACATCGGCGTGGGCGAGCCTATAGCCACGCGCCGCGACTACCTGACGCAGACACACGGCATTAAAGCATTCGCCGCCAACGCGGACGCCATCGACGGCGCGGATTTGGTGATTCTCGCGGTCAAGCCGCAGGCGCTGTCCGAAGTACTCGTATCGGTCGGCAAATCGATGGCGCCGGCGCAGACGCTCGCATCCATCGTGGCAGGCGCGACTATGGACACTCTGCTCGGCGGGCTGAACGGGCAGGGCGCGGTGATACGCATTATGCCCAACACGCCGGCGCAAATCGGCGCGGGAATGAGCGTGTGGACGGCGACCGGCGCGGTGTCGCAGCCGATGCGCGAGGCAGTGGGCGACATCCTGCGCACTCTCGGCGACGAGGTCTATGTGCCGGACGAAAAGCTAATAGACATGTCCACCGCGCTCAGCGCGAGCGGCCCGGCGTATGTGTTCCTGTTCATCGAAGCGCTGATAGACGCGGGCGTGTATCTGGGCATGGCGCGCGATATGGCACGGCGGCTGGCGTTGCAGACCGTATTGGGTAGCACGCAGCTGGTGCAAGAGACGGGCAAGCATCCGGCGGAACTCAAGGACATGGTGACATCGCCGGGCGGCACTACGATAGCGGCGTTGCGTGCGATGGAAAGCGAAGGGTTCCGCGCCGCCGTGCTGGATGGAGTAATCGCTGCCTACGACAAGTCGCAGGAGCTGGGGAAGAAGTAA
- the pdxA gene encoding 4-hydroxythreonine-4-phosphate dehydrogenase PdxA, producing MSERPLMAITMGDAAGIGAEVTAKALQDEWVYEKTRPFVVGSAAAMNAALELIGASGTARVAHSVEDVAGEHGNIDVLDLENLDYGAIEYGKLSEAAGKASVEWILRAGELASSGAVQAIATAPINKEACSLAGYTDIGHMEIFQSQTGAKEVATMLTANTLRVVHLTTHRSLRIACDYVTKDNVLAKLRLTDECFKRWGFPAPRIGVAALNPHSSDGGLLGDEEALQITPAVEAARAEGINATGPVPADSVFPQAIDGKYDAVLAMYHDQGHIPIKVHDFAKSISVNLGLPFIRTSVDHGTAFDIAGKGIADAESMLESIRVAVSLASDSKLP from the coding sequence ATGAGCGAACGGCCACTGATGGCGATTACTATGGGCGATGCGGCGGGGATTGGCGCGGAGGTTACCGCGAAGGCGCTACAGGATGAATGGGTCTATGAGAAAACGCGGCCGTTTGTCGTGGGCAGCGCTGCCGCGATGAATGCCGCCCTCGAGCTTATCGGCGCATCCGGCACGGCGCGCGTCGCGCACTCGGTCGAGGATGTCGCCGGAGAGCACGGGAACATCGATGTGCTGGACTTGGAAAACCTCGACTATGGCGCGATCGAGTATGGCAAACTGTCAGAGGCGGCGGGCAAGGCGTCCGTCGAGTGGATTCTGCGCGCGGGCGAACTCGCCAGCAGCGGCGCGGTGCAAGCCATCGCCACCGCGCCCATCAATAAGGAAGCGTGCAGCCTCGCCGGATACACCGACATAGGGCATATGGAGATTTTCCAGAGCCAGACGGGCGCGAAGGAAGTCGCCACGATGCTCACCGCGAACACGCTGCGCGTCGTGCACCTGACCACGCACCGCTCGCTGCGTATCGCCTGCGACTATGTTACCAAGGACAATGTGCTTGCCAAGCTGCGCCTCACCGACGAGTGCTTCAAGCGCTGGGGCTTCCCTGCACCGCGCATCGGCGTCGCCGCGCTCAACCCGCATTCCAGCGACGGCGGCTTGCTGGGCGACGAAGAAGCATTGCAAATTACCCCCGCTGTGGAGGCGGCGCGCGCCGAGGGCATCAACGCCACCGGTCCCGTGCCTGCCGACAGTGTTTTCCCACAGGCGATCGACGGCAAGTACGACGCGGTGCTCGCGATGTACCACGACCAAGGGCATATCCCCATCAAGGTGCACGACTTCGCCAAGAGCATCAGCGTCAACCTAGGGCTGCCGTTCATCCGCACATCGGTTGACCACGGCACGGCATTCGACATCGCGGGCAAGGGCATCGCAGACGCGGAAAGCATGCTGGAATCCATCCGCGTCGCCGTGTCGCTCGCCAGCGACAGCAAACTGCCTTAA
- a CDS encoding site-specific DNA-methyltransferase has protein sequence MVDDSNIGTSNSKPANVEVLVGDNRDILPCIASQSVQCCVTSPPYWGLRDYQHSDQIGAEDTPEDYVKNLVAIFREVRRTLTDDGTLWLNVGDGYARNGGVGRHGPNARVGNTRKLIQKRNCKVPGCWGLKDRDLMGLPWRVAFALQEDGWILRSNITWVKKAPMPESVKNRPSNATEEVFLFSKTARYYYDNQAVREETGANLRNYWVLGPDASGKPHPATFPRELSRRCILLGSRPHDLILDPFSGSGTTGVAAIEANRRAVLIELNEQYAAQSGARLGKGVRQSLPI, from the coding sequence ATGGTTGACGATAGCAATATAGGTACGAGCAACTCTAAACCTGCCAATGTCGAAGTGTTGGTGGGCGATAACAGGGATATATTGCCCTGCATCGCCTCACAATCCGTCCAATGCTGTGTTACTTCACCGCCTTACTGGGGATTGAGAGACTACCAGCACTCCGACCAAATAGGCGCTGAAGACACTCCCGAAGACTATGTGAAAAACCTTGTCGCAATCTTCCGTGAGGTTAGAAGAACGCTGACTGATGACGGCACTTTATGGCTGAATGTCGGTGACGGATACGCGCGCAACGGCGGGGTTGGCAGGCACGGTCCAAATGCACGAGTGGGCAATACCAGGAAACTCATCCAAAAGCGCAATTGCAAGGTGCCGGGCTGTTGGGGGCTTAAGGACCGCGATCTGATGGGATTGCCTTGGCGCGTGGCGTTCGCGCTGCAAGAAGACGGCTGGATACTGCGCTCAAACATAACATGGGTGAAGAAAGCGCCCATGCCGGAAAGTGTCAAGAATCGACCGTCAAACGCTACAGAGGAAGTATTCCTATTCTCCAAAACTGCGAGATACTACTACGATAACCAGGCGGTGCGAGAAGAAACTGGCGCGAACCTCAGAAATTATTGGGTACTAGGACCAGACGCGAGTGGCAAGCCACATCCTGCTACTTTTCCAAGAGAACTGTCTAGGCGCTGCATACTGCTAGGGAGCCGTCCTCACGATCTGATTCTCGACCCGTTTTCAGGCTCAGGAACTACTGGCGTAGCGGCAATAGAAGCCAACCGTCGCGCTGTCCTCATCGAGTTGAACGAGCAATACGCGGCGCAGTCCGGCGCACGCCTAGGCAAGGGCGTGCGACAATCCCTGCCCATCTAA